One genomic segment of Trichoplusia ni isolate ovarian cell line Hi5 chromosome 5, tn1, whole genome shotgun sequence includes these proteins:
- the LOC113493878 gene encoding uncharacterized protein LOC113493878, which produces MNEFSTRQNTHVLRLARSNKHTNKLFSFSSVSWAASSSDVYQSECGVRQGGLSSPRLFNLYINQLIVELSNTKVGCHIDGICINNISYADDMVLLSPSIGALRRLLAICESYALKHGLKYNGMKSEFMVFKAGNVTYSDVPDVLLSGSPLRRVNKFKYLGHWVTEDLKDNCDIDRERRSLAVRCNMLARRFARCTKPVKITLFKAYCQSFYTCSLWANYTQRAYSDLRVQYNNALRVLLGLPWRCSASGMFAETGVDGFTAIMRKRCASLMARMGASANTILSVFAERWDSPMLKRWVHLHVQ; this is translated from the exons ATGAATGAATTCAGTACGCGGcagaacactcacg tcctgagattagcgcgttcaaacaaacatacaaacaaactcttcagctttagcAGTGTGTCGTGGGCAGCCTCTAGCTCAGATGTGTATCAGTCAGaatgcggggtgagacaaggggGGTTAAGCTCGCCACGGCTCTTCAACTTATATATTAACCAGCTAATCGTTGAGCTCAGCAACACCAAAGTCGGATGTCATATTGATggaatttgtataaataacattagCTATGCAGACGACATGGTGTTGCTGAGCCCGTCGATCGGCGCACTGAGGCGACTGCTCGCCATTTGTGAGTCATACGCATTGAAACATGGTCTCAAATATAATGGTATGAAGAGTGAATTCATGGTGTTTAAGGCAGGAAATGTAACGTACTCTGATGTTCCTGATGTGTTGCTTTCTGGCTCACCACTGCGTAGGgtgaacaaatttaaatacttgGGGCACTGGGTCACAGAAGATTTAAAAGATAACTGTGACATTGACAGGGAACGCAGGTCGCTGGCTGTTCGCTGTAACATGTTGGCTCGCAGGTTTGCAAGGTGTACAAAACCAGTTAAAATAACGCTCTTCAAAGCCTACTGCCAATCTTTTTACACATGCAGCCTGTGGGCCAATTACACTCAGCGAGCATACAGTGACCTGCGTGTCCAATATAATAATGCACTGAGAGTACTGTTGGGGCTACCATGGCGTTGTAGTGCGTCAGGGATGTTCGCAGAAACAGGTGTTGACGGCTTCACAGCCATCATGAGAAAACGTTGTGCTTCCCTGATGGCTCGTATGGGTGCTAGTGCCAACACTATACTCAGTGTATTTGCTGAGCGGTGGGACTCCCCAATGTTAAAACGCTGGGTCCACCTACATGTTCAATAA
- the LOC113494114 gene encoding caspase-1-like codes for MENDLHLNNSVYEYVARKNRNKKKRKQKTLHLSAFLNSEDGPSESENSNTSESVNPVTENGTDGMESEDESNRDDNSIYSNEEGAINHTIGRVSTDASVSKPAEYKAKETEDVNVINESINSEEIPEEQFTVFNTRALTKDATTYELEKFQKNALIIFNQERIDGYSPRVGTEKDLESLQRTFGNLGFEVDPHTDLTKDEVFSKLQEFTNRDFTDYGCVAVAVMTHGSNNGLLRAKDQQYSEIEIINMFKDYNKPTLVTKPKVIIIQACRGSHITQGVPVFRSGRIHKDLDTDVEPYILPVESDLLILHSSYVGSPSHRNELHGSWFIQALCSKIDSLSNTHDLESIITEVKRDVAIDKQHEEYNRRTFEMNVNKQMPVMTSTLIRKLFLKKFGDLPNVETFVDKVKTPNDSRREVLDTIQPSTPLLVQFGPCSCFLGHFSYLRNCLRYFIEENPNDEAAKSLLEVANAFEDSVDFNTSKEKMSKAISKHLDTNAQSSRYYKFLHLYK; via the exons ATGGAGAACGATCTTCATTTAAATAACTCAGTTTACGAATACGTAGCACGAAAGAATCGTAACAAGAAGAAAAGGAAGCAAAAGACTCTACATCTTTCCGCTTTCCTTAACAGTGAGGACGGGCCAAGTGAGTCTGAAAACTCAAATACCTCAGAAAGCGTTAATCCTGTTACTGAAAATGGAACGGATGGAATGGAATCTGAAGATGAATCGAACAGAGACGACAATTCAATCTACTCGAATGAAGAAGGGGCAATAAACCATACTATTGGTAGAGTATCAACTGATGCTTCAGTATCAAAGCCAGCAGaatataaagctaaagaaacCGAGgatgttaatgtaattaatgaGAGTATTAATTCTGAAGAAATCCCTGAAGAACaatttactgtatttaataCGAGAGCTTTAACAAAAGATGCTACAACATACGAACTAGAGAAATTTCAGAAAAATGCCCTGATTATATTTAATCAGGAGAGAATTGATGGATATTCGCCAAGAGTAGGTACTGAGAAAGATCTGGAATCTTTACAGAGAACGTTCGGGAATCTAGGGTTTGAAGTCGATCCTCATACTGATTTGACCAAGGACGAGGTTTTTAGTAAACTTCAAGAAT TTACTAATAGAGATTTCACGGATTACGGTTGCGTGGCTGTTGCGGTGATGACACATGGATCCAACAACGGACTACTCAGGGCAAAAGACCAGCAGTACAGCGAAATTGAGATCATCAACATGTTTAAGGACTACAACAAGCCAACTCTAGTGACGAAACCTAAAGTTATTATCATCCAG GCATGTCGAGGCAGCCATATCACGCAGGGAGTTCCAGTATTCCGATCAGGAAGAATTCACAAAGATCTCGACACGGACGTTGAACCTTACATCTTGCCTGTAGAGTCTGACTTGCTGATCCTCCACAGTTCCTACGTCGGCAGCCCTTCACACAG GAACGAACTCCACGGCAGCTGGTTCATCCAAGCTCTATGCAGTAAGATCGACAGCCTATCTAACACGCACGATCTTGAATCCATCATAACGGAAGTCAAACGGGATGTAGCCATCGACAAACAGCACGAAGAGTACAACAGACGAACCTTCGAAATGAACGTTAACAAACAAATGCCGGTTATGACGTCAACACTGATCAGGAAACTGTTTTTGAAGAAGTTTGGGGATCTGCCGAATGTGGAGACCTTTGTCGATAAGGTGAAAACTCCGAATGATTCAAGGAGAGAAGTCCTGGACACCATCCAGCCTAGTACCCCACTTCTGGTGCAGTTTGGGCCGTGTTCCTGCTTTTTGGGGCATTTTTCGTATTTGAGAAACTGTTTGAG GTACTTCATCGAAGAGAACCCTAACGACGAAGCAGCAAAGTCTCTCCTAGAAGTCGCGAACGCATTCGAAGATAGCGTAGACTTCAACACATCCAAAGAGAAAATGAGCAAAGCTATCAGCAAACATTTAGACACGAACGCCCAATCCAGTAGATATTATAAGTTCTTGCATTTATACAAGTAA